In Leisingera methylohalidivorans DSM 14336, a single genomic region encodes these proteins:
- a CDS encoding DUF1073 domain-containing protein — protein MSVTNFFANAARRLDLMVPGYFPEAKHNHYKDFSWPQTLTFRQLHSMYRRNGLASAGVNKTILKTWQDTPEIWETAKAKESPLEKDIRQRFEDLMIWQALAEADRRAMVGGYAGVILRFRDDKRFDQPVDSVRGGLDGLAEVIPAWGGQGAQLEVAEWVTDERSEDYGKPKMFRFNEAAVGKGQNKVRQFMVHPDRVLIWSKDGTIHCESDLEPGYNDLLDAEKVKGAGGEGFYKSARGNPVLEADKEMKWADMAKAMGVPVGELADKMNEQVEDFQKGFDKLLMVQGMQAKTLPVTLPTGDTYFNAAVNSFAASLLIPVKILLGSQTGERASTEDATEWNLVNNARRVNFAKPRIRALLNRLERVEIIPERDWAINWADLTDASKDKKIERAGKMADINKQQQDEPVWRAAEIRAAAGDEGVPPNALSDDGDDL, from the coding sequence ATGAGCGTTACGAACTTCTTCGCCAATGCCGCCCGGCGGTTGGACCTGATGGTTCCCGGGTACTTCCCGGAGGCCAAACACAACCACTACAAGGACTTCAGCTGGCCTCAGACGCTGACCTTCCGGCAGCTGCATTCCATGTACCGGCGCAATGGCCTGGCCAGCGCTGGCGTCAATAAGACGATCCTGAAGACCTGGCAGGACACCCCGGAGATTTGGGAGACTGCCAAGGCCAAGGAAAGCCCGCTGGAGAAGGATATCCGGCAGCGCTTCGAGGATCTGATGATCTGGCAGGCTCTGGCTGAAGCTGACCGGCGCGCGATGGTGGGCGGTTATGCCGGCGTGATCCTGCGCTTCCGCGACGACAAGCGCTTCGATCAGCCGGTTGATAGTGTTCGCGGCGGCCTGGACGGGCTGGCCGAGGTCATCCCGGCTTGGGGCGGCCAGGGCGCGCAGCTGGAGGTGGCCGAGTGGGTCACAGACGAGCGCTCCGAGGATTACGGCAAGCCCAAGATGTTCCGCTTCAACGAGGCGGCGGTGGGCAAAGGGCAAAACAAAGTCCGGCAGTTCATGGTCCACCCGGATCGGGTTCTGATCTGGTCCAAGGATGGCACGATCCACTGCGAGTCAGATCTGGAGCCGGGCTACAACGACCTGCTGGACGCCGAAAAGGTCAAGGGTGCAGGCGGTGAGGGGTTCTACAAGTCCGCCCGTGGCAACCCCGTTCTGGAAGCCGACAAGGAAATGAAGTGGGCCGACATGGCGAAAGCCATGGGGGTTCCCGTTGGAGAACTCGCCGACAAGATGAACGAGCAGGTGGAGGACTTCCAGAAGGGGTTCGACAAGCTGCTGATGGTTCAGGGGATGCAGGCAAAAACGCTGCCGGTGACGCTGCCGACCGGCGACACCTACTTCAATGCGGCGGTCAATTCCTTCGCTGCCTCCCTCCTGATCCCGGTCAAGATCCTGCTCGGTTCGCAGACCGGTGAACGGGCCAGCACTGAGGACGCCACTGAGTGGAACCTGGTGAACAATGCCCGGCGCGTGAACTTCGCAAAGCCGCGCATCCGTGCGCTCCTGAACCGGCTGGAGCGTGTGGAGATCATCCCCGAGCGGGACTGGGCGATCAATTGGGCCGATCTGACCGACGCCAGCAAGGACAAGAAGATCGAGCGGGCCGGGAAGATGGCCGACATCAACAAACAGCAACAGGACGAGCCGGTTTGGCGAGCAGCTGAGATCCGGGCCGCTGCCGGAGACGAAGGCGTGCCGCCAAACGCTCTCAGCGATGATGGAGATGACCTATGA
- a CDS encoding DUF2280 domain-containing protein: MANSKLTNEQKTYAVQALACFDSPSTVAKALKEDFGVQITPQAIECYDPNKRAGRDLAQKWRAIFEETRKAFLEDTSQIGISHRAVRLRTLQRMAEKAETMGNMMLAKDLLEQAAKEVGNAYTNRRELAGPGGGPVQVRTLADFYGGASGEDGDT; the protein is encoded by the coding sequence ATGGCGAACAGCAAGCTCACTAATGAGCAGAAAACCTATGCTGTGCAGGCGCTGGCGTGCTTTGACAGCCCGAGCACCGTAGCGAAGGCGCTCAAGGAAGATTTCGGGGTGCAGATCACGCCCCAGGCAATCGAGTGCTACGACCCGAATAAGCGGGCAGGGCGCGACCTGGCGCAGAAGTGGCGAGCGATCTTCGAAGAGACACGCAAGGCCTTCCTGGAGGACACCAGCCAGATCGGGATCAGCCACCGGGCGGTGCGGCTTCGCACCCTGCAGCGGATGGCGGAAAAGGCCGAGACCATGGGGAACATGATGCTGGCCAAGGATCTGCTGGAGCAGGCGGCGAAGGAAGTGGGCAACGCCTACACCAACCGCCGGGAACTCGCAGGCCCAGGTGGCGGGCCAGTGCAGGTAAGGACATTGGCTGATTTTTATGGCGGGGCAAGCGGAGAAGACGGCGACACTTAA
- a CDS encoding PBSX family phage terminase large subunit has product MAGQAEKTATLNPVLRDFWLTPARNRVLYGGRSSSKSWDAAGFAIFLATQCKIRVLCARQFQNKISESVYTLLKIQIERFGLKDEFDIQKNTIIHKTTGAEFLFYGLWRHIDEIKSLESIDICWLEEAHNLTSTQWEILEPTLRGEGSQFWIIFNPRLVTDFVYRTFVRSTPSKTIKGKIQGEVGATIKRHINFDENPFLSSTILKVIDRKRAEDEEEFRHIYGGEPREDGDAVVIKRSWVLAAIDAHKKLGLEPEGAKRVGFDVADDGNDKCASVAFHGWVATGIDEWAAKEDELLKSAGRVHAVARRLGASIDYDSIGVGAFAGGHFKALNEEFDIELEYHKFNAGDGVLNPDDQIDPNDPNSPLNKDFYANLKAQAWWELAKRFRNTFNAVTKGIMSPVDEMISISSECEHVDQLIDELATPLRDFDNAGKSKVESKKDLAKRDVPSPNLADAFVAGTAPREAAPQVQMLLTKRHRR; this is encoded by the coding sequence ATGGCGGGGCAAGCGGAGAAGACGGCGACACTTAATCCAGTCCTCCGGGATTTCTGGCTGACCCCGGCAAGAAACAGGGTTCTCTACGGCGGCAGGTCCAGCTCGAAGTCATGGGACGCGGCGGGGTTCGCCATCTTCCTTGCAACGCAGTGCAAGATCAGGGTGCTGTGCGCACGGCAGTTTCAGAACAAGATCAGCGAGAGCGTGTACACGCTGCTCAAGATCCAGATTGAACGGTTCGGGCTCAAGGATGAGTTCGACATCCAGAAGAACACGATCATCCACAAAACCACAGGGGCCGAGTTCCTGTTCTACGGCCTGTGGCGGCACATTGACGAAATCAAGTCTCTCGAAAGCATCGATATCTGCTGGCTCGAAGAGGCGCACAACTTGACTTCCACCCAGTGGGAGATCCTGGAGCCGACACTGCGGGGCGAGGGCTCGCAATTCTGGATCATCTTCAACCCGCGCCTGGTGACCGACTTCGTTTACCGGACGTTTGTCCGCAGCACGCCTTCGAAGACAATCAAAGGCAAGATACAGGGTGAGGTCGGCGCCACCATCAAGCGTCACATCAACTTCGATGAAAACCCGTTCCTGTCATCCACCATCCTCAAGGTGATCGACCGGAAACGGGCGGAGGACGAGGAAGAGTTCCGCCACATCTACGGCGGCGAGCCGCGGGAAGATGGCGACGCCGTAGTCATCAAGCGCTCCTGGGTTCTGGCGGCCATCGATGCGCACAAGAAGCTGGGGTTGGAACCCGAAGGGGCAAAGCGGGTCGGCTTCGATGTGGCTGACGACGGCAACGACAAATGCGCCTCGGTTGCCTTCCATGGGTGGGTGGCGACCGGGATAGATGAGTGGGCGGCAAAAGAGGACGAGCTGCTCAAATCGGCCGGCCGGGTCCATGCAGTTGCCCGGCGCCTTGGTGCCAGTATCGACTATGACAGCATCGGCGTCGGTGCCTTCGCAGGTGGCCACTTCAAAGCGCTCAATGAAGAGTTCGACATTGAGCTGGAATATCACAAATTCAACGCTGGCGATGGGGTTCTAAATCCTGATGACCAGATCGACCCGAACGACCCCAATTCCCCGCTGAACAAGGATTTCTACGCCAACCTCAAGGCCCAGGCCTGGTGGGAGCTGGCAAAGCGGTTCCGCAATACCTTCAACGCAGTCACCAAGGGCATCATGAGCCCGGTTGATGAGATGATTTCCATCTCCAGCGAATGTGAGCACGTCGATCAGCTGATTGATGAGCTCGCCACCCCGCTGCGGGACTTCGATAACGCGGGCAAATCAAAAGTCGAAAGCAAGAAAGACCTGGCGAAGCGGGATGTGCCGTCGCCGAACCTCGCAGATGCATTCGTTGCAGGCACCGCTCCTCGTGAGGCGGCGCCGCAGGTGCAGATGCTCCTGACGAAAAGGCACCGCAGATGA